Proteins encoded by one window of Melopsittacus undulatus isolate bMelUnd1 chromosome 21, bMelUnd1.mat.Z, whole genome shotgun sequence:
- the ATF1 gene encoding cyclic AMP-dependent transcription factor ATF-1 isoform X1 — protein sequence MEEVHKSSSNSSVSPSQPSAVQGTTLQAAQLSHIAQQMSLRGPAPLTVVQLPGEQVQVQGVIQTAQSSSVIHSPQVQTVQVSSLSESEDSQDSSDSIGSSQKARGILARRPSYRKILKDLSSEDTRDRKGDEESPGVSTVTSMSVPTPIYQTSTGQYIAIAANGLQLASPGADGVQGLQTLTMANAGGAQPGTTILQYAQTSDGQQILVPSNQVVVQTASGDMQTYQIRTTPTTTSLPQTVVMTSPVTLTSQTSKTDDPQLKREIRLMKNREAARECRRKKKEYVKCLENRVAVLENQNKTLIEELKTLKDLYCHKSV from the exons ATGGAAGAGGTGCACAAGAGCAGCAGTAACAGTTCAGTGTCTCCTTCGCAACCATCAGCTGTACAAGGTACAACACTACaggcagctcagctctctcatATTGCTCAACAG ATGTCTCTAAGAGGTCCTGCACCCCTCACAGTCGTTCAGCTTCCTGGAGAGCAAGTCCAGGTCCAGGGAGTCATTCAGACAGCTCAGTCCTCTTCTGTAATCCACTCACCTCAGGTGCAAACAGTGCAG GTCTCTTCTTTGTCTGAGAGTGAAGATTCTCAGGATTCCTCAGATAGCATAGGCTCTTCACAGAAAGCTCGAGGCATCTTAGCTCGTCGTCCTTCCTACCG GAAAATCCTGAAGGATCTTTCTTCTGAAGATACACGTGACAGAAAAGGAGATGAGGAGAGTCCTGGTGTCTCTACTGTTACATCTATGTCCGTTCCCACACCCATCTACCAGACAAGCACTGGACAGTACA TTGCCATTGCTGCCAATGGCTTGCAGCTGGCCAGCCCGGGTGCTGACGGCGTGCAGGGTCTGCAGACACTGACAATGGCCAATGCTGGTGGTGCTCAGCCTGGGACGACGATACTGCAGTACGCACAGACATCAGATGGTCAACAGATCCTTGTCCCCAGCAACCAGGTGGTAGTGCAGA CTGCCTCAGGGGACATGCAGACCTACCAGATCCGCACCACCCCGACCACCACCTCCCTTCCCCAGACCGTGGTGATGACATCTCCTGTCACCCTGACGTCGCAGACCAGTAAGACCGATGATCCCCAGCTGAAACGAGAGATACGGCTCATGAAGAACAG agaagctgctcgAGAATGCCGTCGAAAGAAGAAGGAGTATGTGAAATGCCTGGAAAATCGAGTTGCGGTCCtggaaaaccagaacaaaactcTCATTGAAGAGTTAAAAACTTTGAAAGATCTTTACTGTCATAAAAGCGTGTAA
- the ATF1 gene encoding cyclic AMP-dependent transcription factor ATF-1 isoform X2 — MSLRGPAPLTVVQLPGEQVQVQGVIQTAQSSSVIHSPQVQTVQVSSLSESEDSQDSSDSIGSSQKARGILARRPSYRKILKDLSSEDTRDRKGDEESPGVSTVTSMSVPTPIYQTSTGQYIAIAANGLQLASPGADGVQGLQTLTMANAGGAQPGTTILQYAQTSDGQQILVPSNQVVVQTASGDMQTYQIRTTPTTTSLPQTVVMTSPVTLTSQTSKTDDPQLKREIRLMKNREAARECRRKKKEYVKCLENRVAVLENQNKTLIEELKTLKDLYCHKSV; from the exons ATGTCTCTAAGAGGTCCTGCACCCCTCACAGTCGTTCAGCTTCCTGGAGAGCAAGTCCAGGTCCAGGGAGTCATTCAGACAGCTCAGTCCTCTTCTGTAATCCACTCACCTCAGGTGCAAACAGTGCAG GTCTCTTCTTTGTCTGAGAGTGAAGATTCTCAGGATTCCTCAGATAGCATAGGCTCTTCACAGAAAGCTCGAGGCATCTTAGCTCGTCGTCCTTCCTACCG GAAAATCCTGAAGGATCTTTCTTCTGAAGATACACGTGACAGAAAAGGAGATGAGGAGAGTCCTGGTGTCTCTACTGTTACATCTATGTCCGTTCCCACACCCATCTACCAGACAAGCACTGGACAGTACA TTGCCATTGCTGCCAATGGCTTGCAGCTGGCCAGCCCGGGTGCTGACGGCGTGCAGGGTCTGCAGACACTGACAATGGCCAATGCTGGTGGTGCTCAGCCTGGGACGACGATACTGCAGTACGCACAGACATCAGATGGTCAACAGATCCTTGTCCCCAGCAACCAGGTGGTAGTGCAGA CTGCCTCAGGGGACATGCAGACCTACCAGATCCGCACCACCCCGACCACCACCTCCCTTCCCCAGACCGTGGTGATGACATCTCCTGTCACCCTGACGTCGCAGACCAGTAAGACCGATGATCCCCAGCTGAAACGAGAGATACGGCTCATGAAGAACAG agaagctgctcgAGAATGCCGTCGAAAGAAGAAGGAGTATGTGAAATGCCTGGAAAATCGAGTTGCGGTCCtggaaaaccagaacaaaactcTCATTGAAGAGTTAAAAACTTTGAAAGATCTTTACTGTCATAAAAGCGTGTAA